In Xiphophorus couchianus chromosome 24, X_couchianus-1.0, whole genome shotgun sequence, a single genomic region encodes these proteins:
- the slc15a1b gene encoding solute carrier family 15 member 1b yields MGDKEKKTGKKKSVTIFGYPLSIFFIVVNEFCERFSYYGMRAVLVLYFKYFLKWDDDFSTTIYHTFVALCYLSPILGAIIADSWLGKFKTIVYLSIVYTAGQVIMAVGAINDITDGNKDGTPDNMTFHIALSMVGLLLIALGTGGIKPCVAAFGGDQFNDDQEKQRSTFFSIFYLSINAGSLLSTIITPILRAQKCGIHTQQQCYPLAFGVPAALMVVSLIVFIVGSGMYNKTAPSGNIMVKVCKCIFFAIMNRFHNRSSQIPKREHWLDWAEEKYDKLLIAQVKMVLKVLFLYIPLPMFWALFDQQGSRWTLQATTMDGNFGLMVIQPDQMQTVNPILILIMVPVMDFIIYPLISKCKLNFTPLRKITVGMFLAGLAFVAAALVQLQIDATLPDFPSSTEQQAKFINMVNRPINITAGKYAFQLQALQGNKEYNRYDLSFDLTIDSGSTETIRLPGGTRNTIVIVEEADRMTNIKFGDIVAKPEEGANAIRFFNGFGMTLNITVGEEGFGNIVSKNMSTYVDVPQGTAKFVIKNAAGSTCVFKREFGFGSSYTFIIPPNVTFEENCEPHIKEVEDIKANSIHMAWQIPQYFLMTSGEVVFSVTGLEFSYSQAPSNMKAVLQAGWLLTVAVGNIIVLIVAEAATLPDQWAEYVLFAALLVLVCIIFAIMAYFYTYIDPVKIEADFANLEPEDEKKKNLEMTKKDMVENHDEKKRRSSNEGKIVQTNF; encoded by the exons ATGGGAG ATAAAGAGAAGAAGACGGGCAAAAAAAAGAGT gTCACTATATTCGGCTACCCGCTCAGCATCTTTTTCATCGTGGTCAACGAGTTCTGCGAGCGCTTCTCCTACTATGGCATGCGAG CTGTACTGGTTTTGTACTTCAAGTACTTCCTGAAGTGGGATGATGATTTTTCCACAACCATCTACCACACCTTTGTGGCTCTCTGCTACCTGAGCCCCATCCTGGGCGCCATCATTGCTGACTCGTGGCTCGGAAAGTTCAA GACCATCGTTTACCTGTCCATTGTCTACACGGCGGGGCAGGTCATCATGGCCGTAGGTGCAATAAATGACATCACAGATGGAAACAAGGACGGCACCCCCGACAACATGACCTTCCACAT AGCTCTGTCCATGGTGGGCTTACTGCTCATTGCTCTGGGAACCGGAGGCATCAAACCGTGTGTGGCTGCCTTTGGAGGGGACCAGTTTAATGACGATCag GAGAAGCAGAGAAGCACCTTCTTCTCCATCTTCTACCTGTCCATCAATGCCGGCAGCCTGCTGTCCACTATCATCACCCCCATCCTCAGAG CTCAGAAATGTGGGATTCACACTCAGCAGCAGTGCTACCCTCTGGCCTTCGGGGTCCCTGCTGCTCTCATGGTGGTCTCTCTGA TCGTCTTCATCGTCGGAAGTGGTATGTACAACAAAACGGCACCTTCGGGAAACATCATGGTGAAAGTCTGCAAATGCATCTTT tttgctaTCATGAACCGGTTTCACAATCGATCTTCCCAGATCCCAAAGAGGGAACACTGGCTGGACTGGGCCGAGGAGAAATATGAC AAACTCCTGATTGCCCAGGTGAAGATGGTGTTGAAGGTTCTGTTCCTTTACATCCCCTTGCCCATGTTCTGGGCTCTCTTTGACCAACAG GGTTCAAGATGGACACTCCAGGCCACCACGATGGACGGTAACTTT GGTTTGATGGTAATCCAGCCTGACCAAATGCAG ACTGTCAACCCCATCCTGATTCTGATCATGGTCCCCGTCATGGACTTCATAATCTACCCACTCATTTCTAAATGCAAACTAAACTTCAC TCCTTTAAGGAAGATCACTGTGGGGATGTTCCTTGCAGGACTTGCGTTTGTGGCTGCTGCCCTGGTTCAGCTACAGATTGAT GCAACCCTCCCTGATTTCCCATCGAGCACTGAGCAGCAAGCTAAGTTCATCAACATGGTTAACCGACCCATAAATATCACTGCTGGAAAGTATGCTTTCCAATTGCAGGCTTTACAG GGCAACAAGGAGTATAATAGATATGATTTGTCATTTGACCTGACAATAGATTCTGGTTCCACTGAAACGATCAGATTACCAGGTGGCACTCGCAACACTATTGTCATTGTTGAAGAAGCAGACAGAATGACAAATATAAAG TTTGGCGATATTGTTGCAAAGCCGGAGGAGGGAGCTAACGCCATCAG attttttaatggttttggCATGACTTTGAACATAACAGTGGGTGAGGAAGGTTTTGGGAACATCGTTAGCAAGAACATGTCCACATACGTTGATGTGCCACAAGGAAC GGCAAAATTCGTCATCAAAAATGCTGCTGGAAGTACATGTGTCTTCAAGCGAGAATTTGGCTTTGGCAGTTCTTACACTTTCATCATCCCACCAAACGTcacatttgaagaaaat TGTGAACCGCACATCAAGGAGGTAGAGGACATCAAGGCCAACTCCATCCACATGGCCTGGCAGATTCCTCAGTACTTCCTTATGACATCAGGAGAGGTGGTGTTCTCCGTCACAGGATTGGAGTTCTCATATTCGCAG GCTCCCTCCAACATGAAGGCAGTGCTGCAGGCTGGTTGGCTGTTAACGGTAGCAGTAGGAAACATCATTGTGCTGATTGTTGCAGAGGCTGCCACACTTCCAGATCAG TGGGCTGAATACGTTCTGTTCGCTGCCTTGCTGGTGTTGGTGTGCATCATCTTTGCCATCATGGCCTACTTCTACACATACATCGATCCGGTAAAGATAGAGGCTGATTTTGCGAACTTGGAGCCTGAagatgagaagaagaagaacttaGAAATGACCAAGAAGGACATGGTTGAGAACCATGACgagaaaaagaggaggagctCCAATGAGGGCAAAATTGTGCAGACCAACTTCTAA